The bacterium (Candidatus Blackallbacteria) CG13_big_fil_rev_8_21_14_2_50_49_14 region CGTGCAATGCCAACAGTCTTCAAGTGGGGCCCGATCAATTCCCTGATTTGGATGCAAAACTTGAGGTTGTCTGTCAAACCCTCAATGTGAGAAAACCAAAACTCTATGTTTCTGTCACCGATAATTTTGGTGGCATCGCCATGAATGCCGAGACTTCTGGCACTGAAGATCCCTTTATCATCATTTATGCCGGACTTTTGGAGCGCTTAAGTGATGAAGAATTACTGGCCGTTTTGGCCCATGAAGTCGGCCATATCCACTGCCAACACCTGCTCTACCGCGCTGCGGCGATTACCTTGCTGCTGATCACCCAAGGTGTTTTAAATGCGGCTGGAATTGGCGCTATTTTAGGCACAATTGGCATGCCGATCCAAATGGCACTTCTCATGTGGAGCCAAAAAGCAGAACTAAGCTGTGATCGGGCTGCCTTACTGGTAACCCAAAACCCCCGTGTGGTCATGAGCGCACTCATGAAATTGGCAGGGGGAAGCCTCAAGGGAGAAGCCAATCTGGATGCCTTTATCAAACAAGCCAAAGAATTTGAACGCGCCTATGAAGAGGATTTTCTGGATAAGTTTTGGACTCTGATGCTTGCCAGCCGTTCCACCCATCCCTTTCCCGTCTGGAGAATATCTGAAATTATCAAATGGACCGAAGATCTTTCGCCCAAAAGCTACCAGGCCTTGCTGCGGTCTGAAAAACAAATTCTTCCCCCTGAGCCCTGAACCCAGTAAACTGGCGTATGCTTAAACATTCGATCGAAAATCCTGAGCGCATTCAAAGCGCATTGACGGGCTGTCTTTTGGGCACTGCTTTAGGCGATGCACTGGGCTTGCCAAGCGAAGGCCTCTCCTATCGGCGCCAACATGCCATGTTTCCTGACCTGGAGCACTATCATTTTATTTTTCGCCGTGGCATGTTCTCAGATGATACGGAACATCTGACCTTGGTGGCCCAGGCCTTGATTGGTGCCCAAGGCAACCCAGCCGTATTTGCACGCAAGCTTTCCTGGAAACTGCGCTTTTGGCTCTTGGGCTTGCCAGCTGGCATTGGGCTCTCCACCCTGCAGGGAATCATCAGACTCTGGTTGGGAATCAGCCCGCTTGAATCCGGTGTTTTTTCAGCGGGAAACGGCCCCGCCATGCGCGCCTCGCTTTTGGGAATCTTATTTTTAGAAGAACCCGATGTTTTAAAACACTATAATCGGATCTCAACCCGCATGACCCATACCGATCCCCGTGCCGAATTTGGCGCCTTGGTATTGGCAGTGGCAGCAGGCATGGCCGCGCGTTCAGATCATGTGGAGCCCAGAGAATTTTATCAGCAAATCCGCCAGATTTTGCCTGAAGAAGCCCATGATTTACTCTTGCTGATGGAGCAAGCGGTTCGCAATTTCGAAGCACGCAAAACCCTGTCTGAATTTTTAGCCGGACTCAAATGTGAAAATGGAATTTCTGGCTATATCTATCACACAGTCCCCGCCGTAATTTATACTTGGTTTAAAAACCAGGGCAATTTTCGCCGGGGGGTCAGCGATATCATCCGATGTGGCGGTGATACAGATACCACAGGCGCACTCTTGGGGGGAATCATTGGCGCACAGATCGGCCATGAAAAGCTGCCCTCAGAACTTTTGAAACGACTTTGGGAATGGCCCCGCAATGTTGAATGGATTCAAGCGCTGGGTGAACGTCTGGGGCAAACCTGTCTGCTGGGAGAACCCCAACCTGAACTGCCACTCAATTGGCCAGGAGTCTTGTTGCGCAATTTCGTTTTTCTCTTGATCGTGATTATTCACGGTTTTAGAAGGTTTTTACCCCCCTATAAATAGCTTTCTGACTTTACGTCTAAATTGTAAGAAAGCTACAATAGAAGAATCTGGATCAAGCAAAATCGAGGAATCATCTATGCGTTATGCTCATCTGCCCCTGAAGACCGCCCTCAGTCTCCTGCTCATCAGCAGCATGGCGGCTTGCCAAATTCCAGTAAATGGCCCCATAGCCACTGGCCAGATGGTGTTTAAATTTCAACTGCCTGAGCAGGCCCAACACAATTTCGCCATTCAGGCCATCCCCCCTGAAACGCTCAGCTTTGAAATTCAGATTTCTGGAGCCGGGCTCTCTGAAGCCAAAATAGTCAAAGTAGCTTTCACAGCCAAAGAATCACAAGTTTCCCACACTGTCACAGATCTCCCCACGGGGGCCAAGACCGTCAAGATTCTGGCTTATGATCAAAACAAAACCTTGGCTACTGCCACTCAAGACGTAGAAATAACCGCCTCACAAACCACACAGGCGATCTTTGAACTCAAATCAAATCTTCACGATCTTGATTTGAAATTGCCCCAAAATCCCCCCATCGAAATTCAAACCGAAATGAAAATTTCAGGGGATGGCTATTTAAGTAGCGCAACGCTGAAGGGTAAGTTTTTACCAGGCAACAATACTCTCAATTTCAAAGATATCCCCGCAGGCAACCAAAAACTCAGTTTGACATTCAGTCTTCAATTAACGGGTCGCACCCTCACCTCCTCGCCTTTGGAACGTGATCTGAAGGGCAATTCAGGCGAAACCAGCACCCTTTCGCTCAGTTTGAATCAGATTGCCAATGCCTTTATTCCTAGCCTGCTGGCCATCAACCCTGCTGAATTGAAAAGTCTGATCAATGAAATTCCTGAAGAATTAATGGCCGTTCTGCGCGCCAACGCGGCTTTGGCAGCCCTGCTCAATACCCAGCCCAGTGCCAGCCCCACGCCTCAATCCAGTGCAACACCCAGTGCCCAACCCAGCCCTGAGCCCACTCCGACCCCCACGCCTCAACCCCGCGCCTTGAATCTTGAAGTGATAGACGGCCGTGTGATTTTCCGATCGATTCAAATCTTGAAGGAAAATGTAGAAACTCTGGTCGGTGCAACCGCAGACAGAGATGTGGTTCTGCTTCGCCCGGATGTTTCTATTCAGGTTGCAGAAGGTCAGGTCATGCATGCTGCCGCCATTCGCTTGAGCTATAATGGCCCCGACAAGCCAGAAGTCAGTTTGCAGATCAGAAGCTTGG contains the following coding sequences:
- a CDS encoding peptidase M48; translation: MSQTEADIPADAERKRLRCRYCHKNNAYWDNHDKAPNCRRCKLPLSEEPHLKWQFVDPDAYAHPLDRQALQALRQIPGIDMILKKLLALTVERMIRVACNANSLQVGPDQFPDLDAKLEVVCQTLNVRKPKLYVSVTDNFGGIAMNAETSGTEDPFIIIYAGLLERLSDEELLAVLAHEVGHIHCQHLLYRAAAITLLLITQGVLNAAGIGAILGTIGMPIQMALLMWSQKAELSCDRAALLVTQNPRVVMSALMKLAGGSLKGEANLDAFIKQAKEFERAYEEDFLDKFWTLMLASRSTHPFPVWRISEIIKWTEDLSPKSYQALLRSEKQILPPEP
- a CDS encoding dinitrogenase reductase; its protein translation is MLKHSIENPERIQSALTGCLLGTALGDALGLPSEGLSYRRQHAMFPDLEHYHFIFRRGMFSDDTEHLTLVAQALIGAQGNPAVFARKLSWKLRFWLLGLPAGIGLSTLQGIIRLWLGISPLESGVFSAGNGPAMRASLLGILFLEEPDVLKHYNRISTRMTHTDPRAEFGALVLAVAAGMAARSDHVEPREFYQQIRQILPEEAHDLLLLMEQAVRNFEARKTLSEFLAGLKCENGISGYIYHTVPAVIYTWFKNQGNFRRGVSDIIRCGGDTDTTGALLGGIIGAQIGHEKLPSELLKRLWEWPRNVEWIQALGERLGQTCLLGEPQPELPLNWPGVLLRNFVFLLIVIIHGFRRFLPPYK